Part of the Deltaproteobacteria bacterium genome is shown below.
CACGTGCCGACCGAAAACGCCGGTTATGCGGTCCTGCTCCAGGACCGAGGCCAGGGCGGCCTCCATGCGGCGGCGTATCTGCCTGGAAACAAAGGCCATTGCCGCGCCGAAAAGAAGGAGCATGAGGGCCCGGTCGATGTGCAGGCCCATGAGGTAGAAAAAGCTCTGGCCGATTTTTTCCGGATTCTCGTTGAAAAGGCGCATGGAGAGTATGAGGTATTCCAGGCAGGCCACCGCCCCCATGAAAAGGCAGAGCCTGGGGCGCAAGCGAAGGGCGGCCATGCCGATGAAGAGGAAATACATCATCACGAGCGGGCTGTGCAGGGTGTCGATGCCGATGATCCTTGAGGCAAGGAACATTCCGAAGGTGGGGATGCTGGCCTCGGCCAGGGCGTTGCCGTAAAGGCCGGGGGTGGGAAAGGGCCTCCCGTGCTCCTTAAACCAGGAAAAGACCCGGCTCACGCCCCATTCGTAGGCGGCCACCGTTGCCAGGAACACGGCCACGAAGGGGTGCACGTCCTCGCCGAAGGGAAGCGGGACGGCCTTTGCGAGGTTCAAAAGCGGGACGTGGCGGGTGACCAGGACGTGCAGGGCGCTCACCGCGAAAAGGGCCGAGAGCAAAAGCGCCCGCGTTCTTTCGGCGGCCAGGACCTCGGTTTCAAAGCCCCGCCGGAAAGCCTCGCTCCGCAGGCCCCACGACCGCGCAAACTCCAGGCCCGCCCGAATGCTTTCCGGCAATGGTTTTTTCACCAGGCCCCTTTTCGGAAAAGCCGGAGTGAGATGTAATTGCACAACCCCGCTTAGGTTGGGTGGTTTAAGCCCAAGGGCAGGTTCGCCCAACAATTACCCAATGAAGCCAAGATGTTGGGTGAACCTGTGCTTCGCACAGAACCACCCAACCTACAAGCTCTGATTTTCGGGATAGTACGTAACATCTATATAGTTTAGCCTTATAATGACAAACTTGTAAAAATGTTCATATCGCCAACTGAATTGAGTTTCGATTTCACCATTATTATATTGATGACAAATTTCAACTTCATCTTTCCAGCTCTCAGGCGATGGTTTGCCAAGTATGGATTCAATATATTCCGGCGTTGTTTTCCTGGTGATAGCGGTTACAGTGTTATTGACTACAATAATCCCATTAAATGGCTTTGCAAAATCTGTTTTATTAAAGAATACTGAAAAACTGGTAAGTTTATTCTTTTCAACGCCTATTGAAATACCATATTTACGTAGGCATATCGATTTATCATGTTGTTCTATATTATACTTAAGACCTAAAAATGACAGATTATAAATATAAGTAAATAATTTTATGCCATTAACGCTGAAGTCGTCAAAATTTATTATAACATGGCATGTGTCATCGATTACGCTGATCGCTTCAGGTAGCTTCTTCATATAGCTATTCTTTGCATTGATATATAATTGAACAATTATACCGTTTTTGCGCAGGCGACTAGCTCACCATCATTGAGTCCCGGCGCGCCTTGGCTGTGGCCAGGTCCTCGCCGCTTATGACGGAGGTGGTCTTTATGACGAAACCTATCTTGCGGCCCTTGTATTTTTCCGTGGCGGTCATGGAAAGACGCCCCTCCTTGTTGAGGGAAAAGGTGATCCTAAGCACGGTTTTGGCCGGAAGATCGGGGGGCAGCACCACCCAGGCCCGGCCTATTTCCGCCGTCTGCTCCACCGCCACCCACTCGTCGTCCTCCTCGCTTTCAACGAGCCGCAACTGGATGCCCTTCTGGTTCGGGACCGAGGTGGAAAAAATCTTCTCGCCCATTGCCGGAAGAACCCTGTTCTTGGGGATGACGATAAAGACCGTCTCGTGGCCGTCCTTGGCCTTGGTGAGAAAGCCCATGGACTTGCACACCACGTCCTGGATTTCCATCATGGAGTTGCGAACGGCGGCCACGGCGTAGCCGGTGTCCTCGGCCACCTCCTTCACCGACTCCTCTATCACCTGCACGGGCACGTCTATGTCGATGTCCGAAAGTTCCTCGTCCAGGGTCTTCTTGGCGCTCCTGATCTTCTCGCCCCTGTCCGTGGGGTCCCAGGAGGCGTCAAGGGTAAGCTCCAGGTGGCCGTCGAGGTCGTCAAGGGAGGGCATCTTGGACTCGGCCTTTCTGGCAACCTTTTCCAGGTTGTCGGCCAACTCCCCCAAGTCCATCTTTATATCCACCTTTTTGGAGATGCGCTCCACCATGCGGTCGCGGAGAAAGAGCTTCCAGCCGAAGATGGCCGCGCCCCGCGCTATGGCCTCCTCAGGGTGGTAGAGCTTGGGCTCTATGCCGAACTTGTCGGTTATGCCCTTGGCCACCTGCCCCAGGTATGAGCTTCCCCCCACCAGGATTATCTCGTCGAAGCGGGTGTAACCCTTTTTCCGGGCGTCTTTGAGCATTCCGCTTGTGATGTTCAAGGTCCTGTGGATGAGGTCCTTGGTTATGGCGTTGAAGATGTCGCGGGAAAGCTCGATCCCGAAATCCTTTTCAAGGTAGGAGAAGCCGATTTTGGCCTTCTGGCTGTTGACGAAGGATTTCTTGGCCTTTTCCACCTGGTCGTGTATGTCCCAGTGGGTGGCATAATCGTCCAGAATGTTGTATTCCACGGGATCGAGGCCGGTGTCCTTGTAGAATTCCTCGGCCACGAACTCCATCATGCGGTCGTTCCAGTCCTTGCCTCCGAGCCTTGGGTCTCCGCCCGTGCCGATGACCTTGATGGACTTGGGCCTTATGTCGATCATGGTTATGTCGAAGGTGCCGCCACCCAGGTCGTAGACCACGATCTTCTTGGGCTCCTGCATCTCGGCGG
Proteins encoded:
- a CDS encoding adenylate/guanylate cyclase domain-containing protein — its product is MKKPLPESIRAGLEFARSWGLRSEAFRRGFETEVLAAERTRALLLSALFAVSALHVLVTRHVPLLNLAKAVPLPFGEDVHPFVAVFLATVAAYEWGVSRVFSWFKEHGRPFPTPGLYGNALAEASIPTFGMFLASRIIGIDTLHSPLVMMYFLFIGMAALRLRPRLCLFMGAVACLEYLILSMRLFNENPEKIGQSFFYLMGLHIDRALMLLLFGAAMAFVSRQIRRRMEAALASVLEQDRITGVFGRHVSYAVAEKLLEKGKAAPEQREVAVLFLDIRGFSLLSEKMSPDDLMDYLNGLFLPLIEIVERHKGIINKFLGDGFMAVFGAPLNSPDYCENAVAAALEMQGAVERTVREQGLPETRIGIGIHAGAAVCGVLGSESRGEYTVIGDTVNVAARVESLNKALGTAVLISREVLSRLSSPPANARPLGPVPVPGRTGSVELFALG
- a CDS encoding Hsp70 family protein, with amino-acid sequence MSSSMGKYAHDRVFGIDLGTTFSSIAYVNDFGIPKIVRNREGHHTTPSVVWIDGINVRVGLAAVEAAKEYPENVVSYVKRSINDPGFRFENCGRAFSVEEISSFILRKLVQDAQEQVGCRIKNVVITCPAYFGINERESVRLAGEIAGLTVRQIISEPTAAAIAYGAAEMQEPKKIVVYDLGGGTFDITMIDIRPKSIKVIGTGGDPRLGGKDWNDRMMEFVAEEFYKDTGLDPVEYNILDDYATHWDIHDQVEKAKKSFVNSQKAKIGFSYLEKDFGIELSRDIFNAITKDLIHRTLNITSGMLKDARKKGYTRFDEIILVGGSSYLGQVAKGITDKFGIEPKLYHPEEAIARGAAIFGWKLFLRDRMVERISKKVDIKMDLGELADNLEKVARKAESKMPSLDDLDGHLELTLDASWDPTDRGEKIRSAKKTLDEELSDIDIDVPVQVIEESVKEVAEDTGYAVAAVRNSMMEIQDVVCKSMGFLTKAKDGHETVFIVIPKNRVLPAMGEKIFSTSVPNQKGIQLRLVESEEDDEWVAVEQTAEIGRAWVVLPPDLPAKTVLRITFSLNKEGRLSMTATEKYKGRKIGFVIKTTSVISGEDLATAKARRDSMMVS